In Zonotrichia albicollis isolate bZonAlb1 chromosome 36, bZonAlb1.hap1, whole genome shotgun sequence, one DNA window encodes the following:
- the LOC141726546 gene encoding olfactory receptor 14A16-like: MISFFTHPHVKAAQISNSSSISHFLLLALADTRQLQLLHFCLLLGISLAALLANGLIISTIACSHHLHTPMFFFLLNLALSDLGFICTTVPKAMHNSLWDTRNISYTGCATQVFLLIFFMGAELSLLTIMCYDRYVSICKPLHYGTLLGRRACAHMAAAAWASGLLYSVLHTANTFSLPLCHGNELGQFFCEIPQILKLSCSTSHLRELGLLGVSAFLVFGCSVFIVFSYVQIFRAVLRIPSEQGQHKAFSTCLPHLAVISLFVSTALFAYLKPPSISSPSLDLALSVLYSVVPPALNPLIYSLRNQELKAAVRRLMIGWYQKD, encoded by the coding sequence atgattaGTTTTTTCACACATCCCCATGTCAAGGCAGCGCAAAtatccaacagcagctccatcagccacttcctcctgctggcactggcagacacgcggcagctgcagctcctgcacttctgcctcttgctgggcatctccctggctgccctcctggccaacggcctcatcatcagcaccatagcctgcagccaccatctgcacacgcccatgttcttcttcctgctcaacctggccctcagcgacctgggcttcatctgcaccactgtccccaaagccatgcacaattccctctgggacaccaggaacatctcctacactggatgtgctacCCAAGTATTTCTGCTTATCTTCTTCATGGGAGCAGAACTTtctctcctgaccatcatgtgctatgaccgctacgtgtccatctgcaaacccttgcactatgggaccctcctgggcaggcgagcttgtgcccacatggcagcagctgcctgggccagtggtcTTCTCTATtcagtgctgcacacagccaatacattttccctgcccctgtgccatggcaatgaactgggccagttcttctgtgaaatcccacagatcctcaagctctcctgctccacatCCCACCTCAGGGAACTGGGGCTTCTCGGTGTTAGTGCCTTTTTGGTGTTTGGTTGTTctgtgttcattgttttttcctatgtgcagatcttcagggctgtgctgaggatcccctctgagcagggacagcacaaagccttttccacctgcctccctcacctggctgtcatcTCCCTCTTTGTAAGCACCGCATTGTtcgcctacctgaagcccccctccatctcctccccatccctggatctggccctgtcagttctgtactcggtggtgcctccagccctgaacccacTCATCTACAGcttgaggaaccaggagctcaaggctgcagtgagaaGACTGATGATTGGATGGTATCAGAAAGATTAA